From Patescibacteria group bacterium, a single genomic window includes:
- a CDS encoding AAA family ATPase, producing the protein MQIELSTDQRKVLRKIWKWFVGKRHPFLTFGGYAGTGKTTMTALFRQALKQEFPEVKVAFCSYTGKAARVLEEILKNHHAQFPGDTTGTIHSLIYEPEKDEKGHILGWYPKDELKADLIIVDEASMVNRKIWHDLLRFEKPILAVGDHGQLPPVHGEFNLMENPNLRLEKIHRQARGNPIIELSEKVRSGKEIPYGDFGKVKKLRRESPETGELVEEILSDYNEELLVLVGYNRTRVQLNNAIREMQYRKSREPQSGDRIICLRNNHRKGIYNGMRGKIQQIEPWRGDRGRTLWYFLEAEMDNGELYTGKVLKKQFNQEKTIQELPNLSFKEMGDLFDFGYALTVHKAQGSQARQVLLFEERFRQMDDDDWFRWLYTAVTRAEEELVIVG; encoded by the coding sequence GTGCAAATTGAACTTAGCACTGATCAAAGAAAAGTCCTCAGAAAAATCTGGAAATGGTTTGTGGGGAAAAGACACCCCTTCTTAACCTTTGGTGGTTACGCTGGTACAGGTAAAACCACCATGACAGCACTTTTCCGCCAAGCTCTAAAGCAAGAATTCCCCGAAGTAAAAGTTGCTTTCTGCTCCTACACGGGAAAGGCAGCTCGTGTTTTAGAAGAAATATTAAAAAACCACCACGCACAGTTCCCAGGTGACACCACCGGTACTATTCATTCTCTAATCTATGAACCAGAAAAGGATGAAAAGGGACACATCCTTGGCTGGTATCCAAAAGATGAATTAAAAGCAGACTTGATAATTGTTGATGAGGCTTCCATGGTAAATAGAAAAATTTGGCACGATTTACTACGATTTGAAAAACCTATTCTTGCTGTAGGTGACCATGGTCAACTACCCCCAGTCCACGGGGAGTTTAATCTTATGGAAAATCCTAACCTAAGATTAGAAAAAATTCACCGCCAAGCTCGAGGGAACCCTATAATTGAATTATCGGAAAAGGTAAGGTCAGGAAAAGAAATACCTTACGGCGATTTTGGTAAAGTTAAAAAGTTAAGACGAGAATCTCCGGAAACGGGAGAATTAGTGGAAGAGATTCTCAGCGATTATAATGAAGAACTTCTTGTACTAGTAGGTTATAACCGCACGCGTGTACAATTGAACAACGCAATTAGGGAAATGCAATACCGAAAGAGCAGGGAACCACAAAGTGGGGACCGCATAATTTGTTTGCGGAATAATCACCGCAAGGGGATCTATAATGGAATGCGCGGAAAGATACAACAAATAGAACCCTGGAGAGGTGATAGGGGAAGAACCTTGTGGTACTTTTTAGAAGCTGAGATGGACAACGGGGAACTGTATACGGGAAAGGTTTTAAAAAAGCAGTTTAATCAAGAAAAAACAATTCAAGAACTGCCTAACCTTTCCTTCAAAGAAATGGGAGATTTGTTTGATTTTGGGTATGCTTTAACTGTGCATAAAGCACAAGGAAGCCAGGCTAGGCAGGTGCTGCTTTTCGAAGAGCGGTTTCGCCAAATGGATGACGACGATTGGTTCCGCTGGCTTTACACCGCAGTAACAAGAGCAGAAGAAGAGCTGGTTATTGTAGGATAA
- a CDS encoding UDP-N-acetylmuramoyl-L-alanyl-D-glutamate--2,6-diaminopimelate ligase, with translation MTIKRYAKSLKDHNLILDTNLPQNLEISGISSDSRKIEKGNIFVAIKGLTFDGHRFITEAKQKGAVTFVVEKKLPQEYPYIQVADTRKALACLWSTYYNHPQKKLKIIGVTGTDGKTTTTYLIQHFLKAARYEAGLISTVKACWNDKEIPTGQHVSTPEPKDLFKILSQMVKDNCTYIVVETTSHGLDQDRVFGINFEVGVLTNITPEHLDYHHTFEEYKKTKAKLFQNSQISVLNENDPQINYFKNKAKGAIKTYDHKKEKLNLKYDKKKLPGDYNRANILAAKKAARIFNVSDRSLQEGLKKFQPPKGRFQEIVSNQPFKIIIDFAHTPNALKALLSTVNKIKNKNSGIICVFGCEGERDKGKRVPMGKISAHYAKISILTAVDPRNESLKSINKTIAFGLKVGGAHKIHQKNIHKLDNTNTNKHFFIQIPDRARAIKKALQLARVGDWVLVLGKGHEKTMNLGSGEVPWSDQQAIKNALTTFST, from the coding sequence ATGACTATAAAAAGATACGCAAAGTCTCTTAAAGACCACAACCTCATCCTAGATACAAACCTCCCTCAAAATCTAGAAATAAGTGGGATCAGTTCCGACTCCAGAAAAATCGAAAAGGGTAATATCTTTGTAGCCATAAAGGGTTTAACATTTGACGGGCATCGCTTTATAACAGAAGCAAAACAAAAAGGAGCTGTAACTTTTGTAGTAGAAAAAAAGCTGCCCCAAGAATACCCCTATATTCAAGTAGCCGATACCAGAAAAGCTTTGGCTTGTCTCTGGTCCACCTATTACAACCATCCGCAAAAGAAGCTTAAAATAATTGGAGTAACTGGCACAGATGGAAAGACCACCACTACATATCTGATTCAACACTTTTTAAAAGCTGCTAGGTATGAAGCAGGACTGATTTCAACAGTTAAAGCGTGCTGGAACGACAAAGAAATCCCAACTGGCCAGCATGTTTCCACACCAGAACCCAAAGATTTGTTCAAAATACTTTCTCAAATGGTTAAAGATAACTGCACCTACATAGTAGTAGAAACAACCTCACATGGGCTGGATCAAGACCGCGTTTTTGGCATTAACTTTGAAGTAGGCGTACTAACTAACATTACACCTGAACATCTTGATTACCATCACACATTTGAAGAATACAAGAAAACCAAGGCCAAACTTTTCCAAAATTCCCAAATTTCCGTCTTAAATGAAAATGACCCCCAAATAAATTATTTTAAAAACAAGGCAAAAGGTGCAATAAAAACATATGACCACAAAAAAGAAAAACTCAACCTAAAATACGACAAGAAAAAATTACCCGGGGACTACAACCGAGCTAATATTCTTGCTGCAAAGAAAGCAGCCCGTATCTTTAATGTTTCCGACCGTTCTTTACAAGAAGGACTCAAAAAATTCCAACCCCCAAAGGGTCGGTTCCAAGAAATAGTTAGCAACCAACCGTTCAAAATTATTATTGATTTTGCCCACACCCCCAACGCTTTAAAAGCATTACTTTCTACTGTTAATAAAATCAAAAATAAAAACTCAGGAATAATCTGCGTGTTTGGCTGTGAGGGTGAGCGAGATAAAGGAAAGCGCGTTCCTATGGGCAAAATTTCTGCTCACTACGCAAAAATCTCTATCCTCACCGCAGTTGACCCCCGCAACGAGTCCCTAAAATCAATAAACAAAACAATTGCCTTCGGCCTAAAAGTGGGTGGTGCTCACAAAATTCACCAAAAAAATATTCATAAATTGGACAACACTAATACAAATAAACACTTTTTTATACAAATTCCGGATCGCGCTCGGGCAATTAAAAAGGCTTTACAACTCGCGAGAGTAGGGGACTGGGTACTGGTTTTAGGTAAGGGCCACGAAAAAACAATGAATCTTGGCAGCGGGGAGGTACCCTGGAGTGACCAACAAGCAATAAAAAATGCTCTCACCACTTTTAGTACGTAA
- a CDS encoding YebC/PmpR family DNA-binding transcriptional regulator — MTAESGSRITDDYCLLLIMSGHSHWQNIKHRKQRKDRRRGKLFSKLADQISTAVREGGKDIDFNPELRSAIEEAKEHNMPKENIERAIKRGAGEGDYIRKNQVLEGYGPGGVAFLIKIETDNKNRTLSEIRKIFENFNCSLGEAGCTAYIFKESEPQFNIDVNKETKHRVQEMLDILEQHEDVENVFTNANFN; from the coding sequence ATGACTGCCGAAAGCGGATCGAGGATTACTGATGACTACTGCCTACTACTAATTATGTCTGGACATTCTCATTGGCAAAATATAAAACATAGAAAGCAACGGAAGGATCGCCGGCGGGGTAAGCTGTTTTCAAAACTTGCAGATCAGATATCTACTGCAGTACGAGAGGGTGGTAAAGATATTGATTTTAATCCTGAGCTTCGATCTGCTATTGAAGAAGCAAAGGAGCATAACATGCCGAAAGAAAATATTGAGCGGGCAATAAAACGAGGAGCTGGAGAAGGCGATTATATACGCAAGAATCAGGTTCTTGAAGGTTATGGTCCAGGTGGTGTTGCTTTTCTTATTAAAATTGAGACCGATAACAAAAACCGTACCCTTTCGGAGATTAGGAAAATTTTTGAGAATTTTAATTGTTCTTTGGGTGAGGCTGGTTGTACTGCATATATTTTTAAAGAATCTGAACCACAGTTTAATATTGATGTAAACAAAGAAACAAAACATAGAGTACAAGAAATGCTCGATATCTTAGAACAGCATGAGGATGTAGAAAATGTATTTACCAATGCAAACTTTAATTAA
- the xerA gene encoding site-specific tyrosine recombinase/integron integrase produces the protein MSDKKEANQVENLVHNFLQYLKLEKNYSEKTLESYGHYLTRFLNWTNVKKVSSISPTLIRDYQVKLFDFKNEKGRKLKPKTRNYHLIALRSFLRYLITERGLEVMPPEKISLGKTGEREIDFLQSEELRKLFFAPNSKTKIGKRDRAILELLFSTGLRVSELVSLNRDKINLETREFSVVGKGGKSRVVFVSDRAARALSEYLETREDDLDPLFIRYRGPAPDEGEDEDEAYRLSARSVQRLVKKYVHKLGLTTEATPHTLRHTFATDLLRAGADVREVQELLGHKNVSTTQIYTHVTDQKLKEVHEEYHSGNEDGDSS, from the coding sequence ATGAGTGACAAAAAAGAAGCAAATCAAGTTGAAAACTTGGTTCATAATTTTTTACAGTACCTTAAACTGGAAAAAAATTATTCAGAAAAAACTTTAGAAAGTTATGGCCACTACCTTACCAGATTTTTAAATTGGACTAATGTTAAGAAAGTTTCTTCCATCTCCCCTACTCTAATTCGCGACTACCAAGTAAAGCTTTTTGACTTTAAAAATGAAAAAGGTCGTAAATTAAAGCCTAAGACTCGTAATTACCACTTAATTGCTCTTAGAAGCTTTCTCCGTTATCTTATTACTGAACGAGGGCTAGAGGTTATGCCTCCGGAGAAAATTTCGCTGGGAAAAACTGGTGAAAGAGAAATTGATTTTTTGCAATCGGAAGAGCTGCGAAAACTTTTTTTTGCTCCTAATTCTAAAACAAAGATTGGGAAAAGGGATCGGGCTATTTTGGAGCTTCTGTTTTCGACTGGTTTGCGGGTTAGCGAACTTGTTTCTCTTAATAGAGATAAGATAAATTTAGAAACCCGGGAATTTTCAGTAGTTGGAAAAGGTGGAAAAAGTAGGGTTGTGTTTGTAAGTGATCGCGCAGCGCGTGCTCTTTCTGAGTATTTAGAGACTCGAGAGGATGACTTAGATCCATTGTTTATTCGGTACCGCGGTCCAGCGCCAGATGAGGGCGAAGATGAGGACGAGGCATACCGCCTTTCTGCTCGTAGTGTGCAGCGCTTGGTAAAGAAATATGTACATAAATTAGGGTTAACTACTGAGGCTACACCACACACTTTACGCCATACTTTTGCAACAGATTTGCTCCGTGCAGGTGCAGATGTGCGAGAGGTGCAAGAGCTTTTGGGTCACAAAAACGTTTCCACCACTCAGATTTATACGCATGTTACTGACCAGAAATTAAAAGAAGTGCACGAGGAATATCATAGTGGAAATGAAGATGGGGACAGTTCTTGA
- a CDS encoding TspO/MBR family protein, with the protein MSNIIKFFTSLLITLSAGGIGSIFTTPAIPTWYETLKKPKFNPPGWVFGPAWTILYILISISFHLIWSTVGFEKNKKVLVIFVIQLVLNALWSIIFFGLQNPALAFIEIVILWVAILLTLLNFYKLDRTAGLLLVPYLLWVTFAALLNFSIWQLN; encoded by the coding sequence ATGTCCAATATTATTAAATTTTTTACTTCGCTGTTAATTACTCTTAGTGCTGGCGGCATTGGTTCTATTTTTACAACGCCAGCTATACCCACCTGGTATGAAACTCTAAAAAAGCCAAAATTTAACCCCCCGGGATGGGTTTTTGGCCCTGCCTGGACTATTTTATACATACTTATAAGTATTTCCTTTCACCTTATTTGGTCAACGGTGGGTTTTGAAAAAAACAAAAAAGTTTTAGTGATTTTTGTTATTCAACTAGTTTTGAATGCTTTGTGGTCCATAATATTTTTTGGCTTACAAAACCCAGCCCTTGCCTTCATTGAGATAGTAATTCTATGGGTAGCGATCCTCCTAACCCTGTTAAACTTTTACAAATTAGATAGGACTGCGGGGCTACTTCTCGTACCTTATCTACTTTGGGTCACCTTTGCTGCACTCCTAAATTTCTCCATCTGGCAACTAAACTGA
- a CDS encoding ribose-phosphate diphosphokinase yields MANKISSNLGIPLTPTQIEKFSDGETYVRIKEKVRGDDVFLIQTLGNPVNENLMELLVTIDALKRASARRINIICPYLAYSRQDRKVISREPVTAKLVANLISKAGADRVVTVDLHSDQIQGFYDIPFDHFVGYPQFANYLKDEDYEDMVIAAPDTGAMKRCRKMAGLLLVPLVVLDKRRVGHNQSEVVRVIGDVENKLVVIVDDIIDTGGTITNAAKVLKQAGAKDIIICATHALLSGSAVGRLEISPISKILLLDTVPLSEKKN; encoded by the coding sequence TTGGCTAATAAAATCTCTTCTAATTTGGGAATTCCTCTTACTCCCACTCAGATTGAAAAATTTTCTGATGGAGAAACTTACGTACGGATAAAAGAGAAGGTTCGTGGTGATGATGTTTTTCTAATTCAGACATTAGGTAACCCCGTTAATGAAAACTTAATGGAGCTTTTAGTTACTATTGATGCTTTGAAAAGGGCTTCAGCGAGAAGAATTAATATCATTTGTCCATATTTAGCGTACTCTCGGCAAGACAGGAAGGTTATTTCTAGAGAACCAGTTACAGCCAAGTTGGTTGCTAATTTGATTAGTAAGGCAGGAGCAGATCGAGTAGTTACAGTGGATTTACATTCCGATCAGATTCAAGGATTTTACGATATTCCTTTTGACCATTTTGTAGGCTATCCGCAGTTTGCGAATTATTTAAAGGATGAGGATTATGAAGATATGGTAATTGCAGCTCCGGACACTGGCGCAATGAAAAGATGTCGGAAAATGGCAGGATTGTTGCTAGTTCCTTTGGTAGTTTTGGACAAGCGACGGGTGGGGCACAATCAATCGGAAGTGGTTCGAGTAATTGGAGATGTGGAAAATAAGCTAGTTGTTATTGTTGATGACATTATTGATACGGGAGGAACCATTACTAATGCTGCAAAAGTTTTAAAGCAAGCTGGGGCGAAGGATATAATTATTTGTGCTACACATGCTCTTTTATCTGGTTCAGCAGTAGGAAGGCTAGAGATCTCCCCTATTTCCAAAATTTTGCTTTTGGATACAGTTCCTCTCTCCGAGAAAAAAAACTAG